A genomic segment from Nocardiopsis sp. Huas11 encodes:
- a CDS encoding ABC transporter substrate-binding protein has product MNTPHTLRRPAPAALLLSAALLAVTACSGTDPAAQADADGATLRYAATGSPSTATHDPHGGVGNESDSLRFGLLYDVLAVPGEEGATELRLAESIEPADEDLVEWTLTLRSDAVFSDGSPVRAADVLYSLRRIEDKAAENFGRLGMFDFTASEAVDDHTLTIVAHGPYADVPRALEAVTFVVPEGTEDFSEPVPGSGPFVFAEGDAENAVLERNDDWWGPTPPLDRVEISAIADPQARAQAVGSGQADVGSSVDPASVAEAEEQGLQVVQRPDVTMYPFVMRLDTPPFDDPDVREAFRLAADRDQLVETVFLGYGQVGDDLIAPADPASPRTDGRERDVERARELLADAGHEDGLEVVLHTTTSYPGMDTAATLYAEQLAEVGVDVEISMDPPDTYWTDVFAQESFYTGFYGGIPFTDIATVALLSDAPTNETAWERPEWDAAFDEALATADAQERDGILGDLMLEVRDEGGYVVWGTGDGIDLAAENVADLPDGPGFDKLFIDQVRLTD; this is encoded by the coding sequence GTGAACACACCGCACACCCTCCGGCGCCCGGCACCGGCGGCTCTGCTCCTGAGCGCCGCCCTGCTGGCCGTCACCGCCTGCTCCGGAACCGATCCGGCCGCGCAGGCGGACGCCGACGGCGCCACCCTGCGCTACGCCGCCACCGGTTCGCCCTCGACCGCGACCCACGACCCGCACGGCGGCGTGGGCAACGAGTCCGACTCCCTGCGCTTCGGCCTGCTCTACGACGTCCTGGCCGTGCCCGGTGAGGAGGGCGCCACCGAGCTGCGCCTGGCCGAGTCGATCGAGCCCGCCGACGAGGACCTCGTCGAGTGGACCCTCACCCTGCGCTCGGACGCCGTCTTCAGTGACGGCTCCCCCGTACGCGCGGCCGACGTGCTCTACTCGCTGCGCCGCATCGAGGACAAGGCGGCCGAGAACTTCGGCCGCCTGGGCATGTTCGACTTCACGGCCTCGGAGGCGGTCGACGACCACACCCTGACGATCGTCGCGCACGGGCCCTACGCCGACGTGCCGCGCGCCCTGGAGGCGGTCACCTTCGTCGTCCCCGAGGGCACCGAGGACTTCAGTGAGCCCGTCCCCGGCTCCGGGCCCTTCGTCTTCGCCGAGGGCGACGCCGAGAACGCCGTCCTGGAGCGCAACGACGACTGGTGGGGCCCGACCCCGCCGCTCGACCGCGTCGAAATCTCGGCGATCGCCGACCCGCAGGCCCGTGCCCAGGCCGTCGGCTCCGGCCAGGCCGACGTGGGCAGCAGCGTCGACCCCGCGTCCGTGGCCGAGGCCGAGGAGCAGGGCCTGCAGGTCGTCCAGCGGCCGGACGTGACGATGTACCCGTTCGTCATGCGGCTGGACACCCCGCCCTTCGACGATCCCGACGTACGCGAGGCCTTCCGGCTCGCGGCCGACCGCGACCAGCTCGTCGAGACGGTGTTCCTGGGGTACGGGCAGGTCGGCGACGACCTCATCGCCCCGGCCGATCCGGCGAGTCCGCGGACCGACGGACGCGAACGCGACGTCGAGCGGGCCCGCGAGCTGCTGGCCGACGCCGGGCACGAGGACGGGCTGGAGGTGGTCCTGCACACGACCACCTCCTATCCGGGCATGGACACCGCGGCCACGCTCTACGCCGAGCAGTTGGCCGAGGTCGGTGTGGACGTCGAGATCTCGATGGATCCGCCGGACACCTACTGGACCGACGTCTTCGCGCAGGAGTCCTTCTACACCGGCTTCTACGGCGGCATCCCCTTCACCGACATCGCGACGGTCGCGCTGCTGAGCGACGCGCCGACCAACGAGACGGCCTGGGAGCGCCCGGAGTGGGACGCGGCGTTCGACGAGGCGCTGGCCACCGCCGACGCCCAGGAGCGCGACGGGATCCTCGGCGACCTGATGCTGGAGGTGCGCGACGAGGGCGGCTACGTGGTGTGGGGGACCGGCGACGGCATCGACCTCGCGGCCGAGAACGTCGCCGACCTGCCCGACGGTCCCGGGTTCGACAAGCTGTTCATCGACCAGGTGCGGCTGACCGACTGA
- a CDS encoding ABC transporter permease: MRTSLRRSRATRALTRVLRAGAVLAAVSVAVFAVSDLLPSDAVAVRAGAGATADQLDAMRAAAGLDAPVHERYVRWLGGLLTGDAGTSLVNDRPVAALVGARLPATLTLAGAALVVAVPLTAVLAWAAGAAPPRARGWAAGAVAGLAAVPQPAFVAGLVAVFSVALGVLPPVSLVRAGGSPLDEPALLVLPALALAVPIAAYGAGLLGGALADTRALPHVRDADLRGVPRWRIATRHVAPFLLAPALRVLAVSSGALVAATAVVETMFGYQGLGELLVSAIATRDVPVVQAVALSAAAVVVAGGAAADAAAALTEPVRA, translated from the coding sequence ATGCGCACGTCCCTTCGGCGTTCGCGGGCCACGCGCGCGCTCACCCGCGTTCTGCGCGCCGGCGCCGTACTGGCGGCGGTCTCGGTCGCGGTGTTCGCGGTGAGCGACCTGCTGCCCTCGGACGCCGTCGCGGTGCGCGCCGGCGCGGGAGCGACCGCCGACCAGCTCGACGCGATGCGGGCGGCGGCGGGACTGGACGCGCCCGTCCACGAACGCTACGTGCGGTGGCTGGGCGGCCTGTTGACCGGGGACGCCGGAACGTCCCTGGTCAACGACCGGCCGGTGGCGGCGCTGGTCGGCGCCCGGCTTCCCGCCACGCTCACGCTGGCCGGAGCCGCGCTGGTCGTGGCCGTGCCGCTGACCGCGGTGCTCGCCTGGGCGGCCGGAGCGGCTCCGCCCCGGGCGCGCGGCTGGGCGGCGGGCGCCGTGGCCGGCCTGGCCGCCGTGCCGCAGCCGGCGTTCGTCGCCGGGCTCGTCGCGGTGTTCTCCGTGGCCTTGGGCGTGCTGCCCCCGGTCTCGCTCGTGCGGGCCGGCGGCTCCCCTCTGGACGAGCCGGCGCTGCTGGTCCTGCCGGCACTCGCGCTGGCCGTGCCGATCGCCGCCTACGGCGCCGGACTGCTCGGCGGAGCGCTCGCCGACACCCGGGCGCTCCCGCACGTACGGGACGCGGACCTGCGCGGGGTGCCCCGGTGGCGGATCGCCACGCGCCACGTGGCGCCGTTCCTGCTCGCCCCGGCGCTGCGGGTGCTGGCCGTGTCGTCGGGGGCGCTCGTGGCGGCCACGGCCGTGGTGGAGACGATGTTCGGCTACCAGGGGCTCGGCGAGCTCCTGGTCAGCGCGATCGCGACCCGCGACGTCCCCGTCGTCCAGGCCGTGGCCCTGTCGGCGGCGGCGGTCGTCGTCGCCGGTGGCGCCGCGGCGGACGCGGCGGCGGCCCTGACCGAACCGGTGCGGGCATGA
- a CDS encoding ABC transporter permease subunit — protein sequence MRGSVGAAALVVLALAVFGGALAPHDPSSTVAAPWLAPGGAHLLGTDAAGRDVWSRTLAGGRGIVAISVLAAVTAGAAGTLGGLVAGWYEGWPDRLLSGAADLLLGVPLLLIALVLAVVLPAPAAVVAGTVCGGAPLTLRVVRDAVRRARRTGYVEAALGRGERTPVLLLREVLPGLSGVVTADLGLRFVVALQLAAALGMLGLGAQPPAPDWGLMLRENLSGAALNPPALVAPATALTVTALVAAAVARGTAEHRVRLREPAS from the coding sequence ATGAGGGGCTCGGTGGGCGCGGCCGCGCTCGTGGTCCTGGCCCTGGCCGTGTTCGGCGGCGCCCTGGCACCGCACGACCCGTCCTCGACCGTCGCCGCCCCGTGGCTGGCGCCGGGCGGCGCGCACCTGCTGGGCACCGACGCGGCCGGTCGTGACGTGTGGTCCCGGACGCTGGCCGGCGGGCGGGGCATCGTGGCGATCTCCGTGCTGGCCGCCGTGACCGCCGGGGCCGCCGGGACGCTGGGCGGACTGGTGGCCGGGTGGTACGAGGGCTGGCCGGACCGGCTCCTGTCGGGGGCCGCCGACCTCCTGCTCGGCGTGCCGCTGCTGCTGATCGCCCTCGTGCTGGCGGTCGTGCTCCCGGCCCCGGCCGCCGTCGTGGCCGGCACGGTCTGCGGCGGCGCCCCGCTGACCCTGCGGGTGGTGCGCGACGCCGTGCGCCGCGCGCGCCGGACCGGGTACGTGGAAGCGGCGCTCGGTCGCGGCGAACGCACACCGGTCCTGCTGCTCCGCGAGGTGCTGCCCGGCCTGTCCGGGGTGGTCACCGCCGACCTGGGCCTGCGCTTCGTGGTGGCCCTGCAGTTGGCGGCGGCGCTCGGCATGCTGGGGCTGGGCGCGCAGCCCCCGGCCCCCGACTGGGGCCTGATGCTGCGCGAGAACCTGTCAGGGGCCGCGCTCAACCCGCCGGCCCTGGTCGCCCCCGCCACCGCGCTGACCGTCACCGCCCTGGTCGCCGCCGCGGTCGCGCGGGGAACGGCCGAGCACCGGGTCCGGCTCCGGGAGCCCGCGTCATGA
- a CDS encoding ABC transporter ATP-binding protein, with amino-acid sequence MTTTPILCVSDLTVAAADGTVLVDGFSLTARPGETVALTGPSGCGKSTAVLGILDALTPGTARVRGSVRWRGAEIRPGHAARRWRRRHTGVLTQDPVQGLNPLCTVETAVREGGGARTPLTPLLASLGLDAEDVLRRRTHTLSGGQAQRVALARAVLSDPALLVLDEPTSGLDAAAVALVAREIGRRRARGGLTLVVSHDPVFTASVADRIIAFDPPHPVERAAPVTPRPFGAPATAPGRARAVARPVRGAPAAAGADPVLRLAGVAVGHPGRPVLDEVSLDLRPGELVAVTGPSGSGKSTLLRAVAGLHAPARGRILLHGTPLAPNVGRRDPAGLRGVQFVAQDPAGALNHAHTAGAAVARPSHVLRSLPGAAARAEAAALLARVGLDPAVGHRTPGALSGGQRQRVALARALAAGPDVLLADEITSALDPAATTAVLDLLSDLCRTGLAVLVATHEPGVAARADRILTVEGRTLRLQPPPAEHRRTETTHARP; translated from the coding sequence ATGACCACGACTCCGATCCTGTGCGTGAGCGACCTGACCGTGGCCGCGGCGGACGGGACCGTCCTGGTGGACGGCTTCTCGCTGACGGCTCGGCCGGGCGAGACCGTCGCCCTGACCGGGCCCTCCGGCTGCGGCAAGTCCACGGCGGTGCTCGGGATCCTCGACGCCCTGACACCCGGGACGGCGCGCGTGCGCGGCTCGGTGCGGTGGCGGGGCGCCGAGATCCGGCCCGGACACGCGGCCCGGCGCTGGCGGCGCCGGCACACGGGCGTGCTGACCCAGGACCCGGTCCAGGGGCTCAATCCGCTGTGCACCGTCGAGACCGCCGTGCGCGAAGGGGGCGGCGCCCGCACCCCGCTGACGCCCCTGTTGGCGTCGCTGGGGCTGGACGCCGAGGACGTCCTGCGGCGCCGCACCCACACCCTGTCCGGCGGCCAGGCCCAGCGGGTGGCGCTGGCCAGAGCGGTGCTGTCCGACCCCGCGCTGCTCGTCCTGGACGAGCCGACCAGCGGGCTCGACGCCGCCGCGGTCGCCCTGGTGGCGCGCGAGATCGGCCGAAGGCGTGCGCGGGGCGGCCTCACCCTGGTCGTCTCGCACGATCCCGTGTTCACCGCGTCCGTCGCCGACAGGATCATCGCCTTCGACCCGCCGCATCCCGTCGAGCGCGCGGCACCGGTCACCCCCCGACCGTTCGGGGCGCCGGCCACCGCGCCCGGTCGGGCCCGGGCCGTCGCCCGGCCCGTGCGCGGCGCACCCGCGGCGGCCGGCGCCGACCCCGTCCTGCGGCTGGCGGGCGTGGCCGTGGGCCATCCGGGCCGCCCGGTCCTGGACGAGGTCTCCCTGGACCTGCGGCCCGGGGAACTGGTGGCCGTCACGGGCCCCTCCGGGTCGGGCAAGAGCACCCTGCTCCGTGCCGTCGCGGGCCTGCACGCGCCCGCCCGCGGCCGGATCCTGCTCCACGGCACGCCCCTGGCACCGAACGTGGGCCGCCGCGACCCCGCCGGCCTGCGCGGCGTGCAGTTCGTGGCCCAGGACCCGGCCGGCGCGCTCAACCACGCGCACACCGCGGGCGCGGCCGTGGCCCGCCCGTCGCACGTCCTGCGCTCACTGCCCGGCGCCGCCGCGCGGGCCGAGGCCGCCGCCCTGCTCGCCCGGGTCGGACTCGACCCCGCCGTCGGCCACCGGACACCGGGGGCCCTCTCCGGCGGCCAGCGCCAGCGCGTGGCCCTGGCGCGTGCCCTGGCCGCCGGGCCGGACGTCCTACTGGCGGACGAGATCACCTCCGCCCTGGACCCCGCCGCGACCACGGCGGTCCTGGACCTGCTCAGCGACCTGTGCCGCACCGGCCTCGCGGTCCTGGTCGCCACGCACGAACCCGGGGTCGCGGCCCGCGCCGACCGGATCCTGACCGTCGAGGGGCGCACCCTGCGCCTTCAGCCACCACCCGCCGAACACCGTCGAACGGAGACCACCCATGCCAGGCCCTGA
- a CDS encoding class I SAM-dependent methyltransferase has product MPGPEPRPDQDDLPALAAEALAEHPWIAQARVLDGVVRIRPRADALASRPQVGSLVSEYLDHWSELYDWTYEKAEGRHAGDLDLSGWRASDTGEPLPVDHMGEWVDRTVDLVLETRPELVLELGCGTGLLAHRLHGRVGGYVGTDVAPTAVAALTAAGLPGAAFVRAAAHEATAAPVAEALERVAGAGARPDCVLLNSVTQCFPDLGYLRAVLLDAIALVRPGGTVVVGDNRHSGLLAEYGGWVERAADPAASDAEIARRVARRGERDDELLFDPACLAEIAAASPREVRLSVRAKTMDADTELTRYRFDAVLRVEAADPPVVPRTVEWTGGEELERVLAQGPVRVTGIPHALLVSAPGARTPADLRRDLAGSDACVGLDPADPRTLEVHAPASAAFRPVRELLGRPRAHEPFHAFVERRLGEAARAHLRRHRPEARGVRVAVEAAS; this is encoded by the coding sequence ATGCCAGGCCCTGAACCACGGCCCGACCAGGACGACCTGCCCGCACTGGCCGCCGAGGCGCTGGCCGAGCACCCGTGGATCGCCCAGGCCCGAGTGCTTGACGGCGTCGTGCGGATCCGCCCGCGCGCCGACGCCCTCGCCTCCCGGCCCCAGGTGGGCTCGCTGGTGTCGGAGTACCTCGACCACTGGAGCGAGCTGTACGACTGGACCTACGAGAAGGCCGAGGGCCGGCACGCCGGCGACCTGGACCTGTCCGGCTGGCGCGCCTCCGACACCGGCGAGCCGCTGCCCGTCGACCACATGGGCGAGTGGGTCGACCGCACGGTCGACCTGGTCCTGGAGACGCGCCCGGAGCTGGTCCTGGAACTGGGCTGCGGCACCGGTCTGCTGGCCCACCGCCTGCACGGCCGGGTGGGCGGCTACGTCGGCACGGACGTGGCCCCCACCGCCGTGGCGGCCCTCACCGCCGCCGGGCTCCCGGGCGCCGCGTTCGTCCGCGCCGCCGCGCACGAGGCGACCGCCGCGCCGGTGGCCGAGGCCCTGGAACGCGTGGCGGGCGCGGGGGCGCGCCCCGACTGCGTCCTGCTGAACTCCGTCACCCAGTGCTTTCCCGACCTGGGCTATCTGCGGGCCGTCCTGCTGGACGCGATCGCCCTGGTCCGGCCGGGCGGCACGGTCGTGGTCGGCGACAACCGGCATTCGGGCCTGCTCGCGGAGTACGGCGGCTGGGTCGAGCGCGCCGCCGACCCCGCCGCCTCGGATGCCGAGATCGCACGCCGGGTCGCCCGCCGCGGCGAACGCGACGACGAACTGCTCTTCGACCCCGCCTGTCTGGCGGAGATCGCCGCCGCGTCGCCGCGGGAGGTGCGGCTGAGCGTGCGGGCCAAGACCATGGACGCCGACACCGAGCTGACCCGGTACCGGTTCGACGCGGTGTTGCGGGTGGAGGCGGCCGATCCCCCGGTCGTGCCCCGAACGGTGGAGTGGACCGGCGGCGAGGAGCTGGAGCGGGTGCTCGCCCAGGGCCCGGTGCGCGTCACGGGCATCCCCCACGCGCTGCTCGTGTCCGCCCCGGGCGCGCGCACCCCTGCCGACCTGCGGCGCGACCTGGCCGGTTCGGACGCGTGCGTGGGCCTGGACCCCGCCGACCCGCGCACGCTCGAGGTCCACGCCCCCGCGTCGGCGGCCTTCCGGCCCGTGCGCGAGCTCCTGGGCCGACCACGCGCGCACGAGCCGTTCCACGCGTTCGTCGAACGCCGGCTGGGCGAGGCCGCCCGCGCCCACCTGCGTCGGCACCGCCCCGAGGCGCGCGGGGTCCGCGTCGCCGTCGAGGCGGCCTCGTGA
- a CDS encoding class I SAM-dependent methyltransferase has product MTAAVDLAARIRAAADRAVADVDVARLPGFLNAIDEVALLAMAWALRGGGLFRDGSAHTEAEIAAATGTADRHRWILRRWLDVLSRHGLLHGDGTRFTRTRAVGRRELREAARALTAAGDGLGYPAAMVDFLQRAFAQLPALLRDEVSVQALLFADGEADTADGAYRENTVNRYVNAAAAEAARWAAERRPAGAPVRVLEIGAGVGGTTTDLLGALVDVPVDYVFTDVSPYFLDLGRERFGERPGTRFALLDANAAPLGEGVVEPGTRDLVVAANVLHNAHSVDACLRGVRELLAPGGLLLCVDTCRELPQILASMQFLMSPRKGGLGPGAHDFRAGTDRVFLSRPEWEDALRGAGLTPLASAPGPEHPLDAVSVTLFAARREGREGAG; this is encoded by the coding sequence GTGACCGCGGCCGTGGACCTGGCGGCCCGGATCCGGGCGGCCGCCGACCGGGCCGTGGCGGACGTGGACGTGGCCCGCCTGCCGGGGTTCCTGAACGCCATCGACGAGGTCGCCCTGCTCGCGATGGCGTGGGCGCTGCGCGGCGGCGGACTGTTCCGGGACGGGTCGGCGCACACCGAGGCGGAGATCGCCGCCGCCACCGGTACCGCCGACCGGCACCGCTGGATCCTGCGGCGGTGGCTGGACGTGCTGTCCCGGCACGGCCTGCTGCACGGCGACGGCACGCGGTTCACCCGCACGCGCGCGGTGGGACGCCGTGAGCTGCGCGAGGCCGCCCGCGCCCTGACCGCGGCCGGCGACGGGCTGGGCTATCCCGCCGCCATGGTGGACTTCCTCCAACGCGCCTTCGCCCAGCTGCCCGCGCTCCTGCGCGACGAGGTCTCCGTGCAGGCGCTGCTGTTCGCGGACGGCGAGGCCGACACCGCGGACGGGGCCTACCGGGAGAACACGGTCAACCGCTACGTCAACGCCGCGGCCGCCGAGGCGGCCCGGTGGGCGGCCGAGCGGCGTCCCGCGGGGGCGCCCGTCCGTGTCCTGGAGATCGGCGCGGGCGTGGGCGGCACCACCACGGACCTGCTCGGTGCGCTCGTGGACGTGCCGGTGGACTACGTGTTCACCGACGTGTCCCCGTACTTCCTGGATCTGGGCCGGGAACGCTTCGGCGAGCGCCCGGGCACGCGGTTCGCGCTCCTGGACGCCAACGCCGCGCCCCTCGGGGAGGGCGTGGTCGAGCCGGGCACGCGCGACCTGGTGGTCGCGGCGAACGTGCTGCACAACGCCCACTCCGTCGACGCGTGCCTGCGGGGCGTGCGTGAGCTGCTGGCCCCGGGCGGGCTGCTGCTGTGCGTGGACACCTGCCGCGAGCTCCCGCAGATCCTCGCGTCCATGCAGTTCCTGATGTCGCCGCGCAAGGGTGGGCTCGGCCCCGGAGCGCACGACTTCCGGGCCGGAACCGACCGCGTCTTCTTGTCCCGGCCGGAGTGGGAGGACGCGCTACGGGGCGCGGGGCTGACTCCCCTGGCGTCGGCGCCGGGCCCGGAACACCCGCTCGACGCGGTCTCGGTGACGCTCTTCGCCGCCCGGCGCGAGGGCCGGGAGGGAGCCGGATAG